A stretch of the Streptomyces venezuelae genome encodes the following:
- a CDS encoding potassium channel family protein gives MPPASHPPVPRRGLPRAGGEVREPGHLGGSAAGEELRLQWWVTGLGAAMVLLILRDVFHTLWHPTAHGGLSRLVMTAIWRLSSALGPRWGLPGLAGPLALVSVVALWVLTVVAGWALIYWPHMPEGFGYAAGLRPADHGGLPDAVYVSLVTLSTLGLGDIAPTEGWLRVVAPLEGLVGFALLTATVSWILGIYPALARRRALALRLSQLSRTHPAAEQLDSPAGAALLLDLAAGLAVLAVDFLQYAESYYFHDGDDRTSLARHIGYAVGAADRAAGARHPDVRAAGAVLRTALEDLAEVVDRRFLHTHGPTRQVLEAFADDHGRRGS, from the coding sequence ATGCCCCCAGCCTCCCATCCGCCGGTGCCCCGGCGCGGGCTGCCGCGCGCGGGCGGGGAGGTGCGGGAACCTGGGCACCTCGGCGGGTCGGCGGCGGGAGAGGAGCTCCGGTTGCAGTGGTGGGTGACGGGTCTGGGCGCCGCCATGGTGCTGCTGATCCTGCGGGACGTGTTCCACACCTTGTGGCATCCGACGGCTCACGGCGGGCTGAGCCGCCTGGTCATGACGGCGATCTGGCGGCTCTCGTCCGCCCTCGGTCCGCGGTGGGGGCTGCCGGGCCTCGCCGGACCGCTCGCCCTGGTGTCGGTCGTCGCCCTGTGGGTGCTGACGGTGGTTGCGGGCTGGGCGCTGATCTACTGGCCGCACATGCCCGAGGGCTTCGGCTACGCCGCCGGCCTCCGGCCCGCCGACCACGGCGGGTTGCCCGACGCCGTGTACGTCTCGCTGGTCACCCTCTCCACCCTCGGCCTCGGTGACATCGCGCCCACCGAGGGCTGGCTGCGCGTGGTCGCTCCCCTGGAAGGCCTGGTCGGCTTCGCGCTCCTGACGGCCACCGTCTCGTGGATCCTCGGCATCTATCCCGCGCTGGCGCGCCGCCGCGCCCTGGCACTGCGGCTGTCGCAGCTCTCCCGTACCCACCCCGCGGCGGAGCAGCTCGACTCCCCGGCCGGGGCGGCCCTCCTGCTCGACCTGGCCGCCGGTCTCGCGGTCCTCGCCGTCGACTTCCTCCAGTACGCGGAGTCCTACTACTTCCACGACGGCGACGACCGCACTTCCCTCGCCCGCCACATCGGATATGCCGTGGGCGCCGCCGACCGGGCCGCGGGTGCCCGGCACCCCGATGTCCGGGCCGCCGGTGCCGTCCTGCGTACCGCGCTGGAGGATCTGGCCGAGGTCGTGGACCGGCGTTTCCTGCACACGCACGGGCCGACCCGGCAGGTGCTGGAGGCCTTTGCTGACGACCACGGCCGGCGGGGCTCGTGA
- a CDS encoding PRC-barrel domain-containing protein, translating into MTEEVWNYTSTSGHLAGTDLIGYKVEAIDGSIGKVDKHSDQVDDAYLVVDTGVWIFGKEVLLPASMVIRIDPEHEKVFVDRTKEQIKNAPEFHRDKHLGDADYRHQLGRYYGPDMPFGGRPV; encoded by the coding sequence GTGACTGAGGAAGTGTGGAATTACACGTCGACCTCGGGCCACCTGGCCGGTACCGACCTCATCGGATACAAGGTCGAGGCCATCGACGGCAGCATCGGCAAGGTGGACAAGCACTCCGACCAGGTCGATGACGCCTACCTGGTCGTGGACACCGGAGTGTGGATCTTCGGCAAGGAGGTCCTCCTCCCGGCGAGCATGGTGATCCGGATCGACCCGGAGCACGAGAAGGTCTTCGTCGACCGGACCAAGGAGCAGATCAAGAACGCTCCCGAGTTCCACCGCGACAAGCACCTCGGCGATGCCGACTACCGTCATCAGCTGGGCAGGTACTACGGCCCTGACATGCCGTTCGGCGGCCGGCCCGTGTGA
- a CDS encoding AI-2E family transporter, whose amino-acid sequence MAGLGGWLGRVKKGVAGFGERRARLRAQRDAEESEDAGTAAAGPLPAEARGGDRPGARDAATAVPWGVRVAAEAGWRFVVLAATVWVLMRVIGSVRLVVLAFVVALLVTALLQPTVARLHRGGLSRGAATALTATCGFVLLGLVGWFVVWQVLDNLGNLSERVQEGIDELKQWLIDSPLHVTEKQINDIADSLTDTIGASTSEITSTGLQGVTVLVEVITGLLLAMFATLFLLYDGRRIWQWTLKLVPAAARPGVGGAGPRAWRTLTAYVRGTMIVALIDAVFIGVGIYFLGVPLAVPIAVVIFLASFVPLVGAVVSGALAVVVALVTEGVFTALMALVVVLVVQQIEGHVLQPFILGRAVRVHPLAVVLAVATGGTIAGIGGAVVAVPLVAVANTVVAYLRAHPTGSVPAAPSPAPLRPPPAPVPPPPPVPPPPEEDGTDR is encoded by the coding sequence GTGGCTGGTCTGGGTGGGTGGCTGGGCCGCGTGAAGAAGGGTGTCGCGGGGTTCGGCGAGCGCCGGGCGCGGCTCCGGGCCCAGCGGGATGCGGAGGAGTCCGAGGACGCCGGGACGGCGGCTGCGGGGCCGCTGCCCGCGGAGGCGCGCGGCGGTGACCGTCCCGGAGCGCGGGACGCCGCCACTGCCGTGCCCTGGGGGGTGCGGGTGGCGGCGGAGGCCGGCTGGCGGTTCGTGGTGCTCGCCGCCACCGTCTGGGTGCTGATGCGGGTCATCGGGTCGGTCCGGCTGGTGGTGCTCGCCTTTGTGGTCGCGCTCCTGGTCACCGCACTGCTCCAGCCGACGGTCGCCCGGCTGCACCGCGGCGGACTGTCCCGGGGCGCGGCCACCGCCCTCACTGCGACCTGCGGATTCGTGCTGCTCGGACTGGTCGGATGGTTTGTGGTCTGGCAGGTTCTCGACAACCTCGGGAATCTTTCCGAACGGGTCCAGGAAGGCATCGACGAACTCAAGCAATGGCTGATCGACAGCCCGCTCCATGTCACCGAGAAACAGATCAACGACATTGCCGACAGCCTGACCGACACCATCGGCGCCAGCACGAGCGAGATCACCTCCACCGGCCTGCAGGGCGTGACCGTGCTGGTGGAAGTGATCACCGGGCTGCTGCTGGCCATGTTCGCCACCCTCTTCCTCCTCTACGACGGCCGGCGCATCTGGCAGTGGACCCTCAAACTGGTCCCCGCAGCGGCCCGTCCCGGGGTCGGCGGCGCCGGCCCGCGCGCCTGGCGGACGCTCACCGCCTATGTGCGCGGCACGATGATCGTCGCGCTGATCGACGCGGTCTTCATCGGCGTCGGCATCTACTTCCTGGGTGTACCGCTCGCCGTCCCCATCGCTGTGGTGATCTTCCTGGCCTCCTTCGTCCCCCTGGTCGGTGCGGTCGTCTCCGGAGCCCTTGCGGTCGTCGTCGCGCTGGTCACCGAGGGGGTCTTCACCGCGCTGATGGCCCTGGTGGTCGTCCTTGTGGTGCAGCAGATCGAAGGGCACGTACTCCAGCCGTTCATCCTGGGCCGGGCCGTGCGGGTCCACCCGCTCGCCGTCGTGCTGGCCGTGGCCACCGGCGGCACCATTGCGGGGATCGGCGGGGCCGTCGTGGCGGTCCCGCTCGTCGCCGTGGCCAACACCGTGGTTGCGTACCTCCGCGCCCACCCCACCGGGAGCGTCCCCGCCGCGCCATCCCCGGCTCCGCTGCGGCCTCCGCCGGCTCCTGTTCCGCCTCCGCCGCCGGTTCCCCCGCCGCCCGAGGAGGACGGCACGGACCGGTGA
- a CDS encoding DUF2231 domain-containing protein, translating into MNTRDFDTSASSRWLTALDRMERTTAVDPAIRVLQRGIRSLPLGGVRDLLRGGPLGHPLHPVLVQVPVGCWLSAAVVDVAVPGARRAATTLTAVGLAGVAPAAVAGWADWAELPPGQARVGLAHALASVTSVACYAGSLTARLRGRTAKGRLWALGGLAAVAMAGALGGHVAYRTTASPPETPTT; encoded by the coding sequence ATGAACACACGTGACTTCGACACCTCCGCATCGTCCCGGTGGCTGACGGCGCTGGACCGGATGGAGAGGACCACGGCCGTGGATCCGGCCATCCGGGTGCTTCAGCGGGGAATCCGCTCGCTGCCCCTGGGCGGGGTGCGCGACCTGCTGCGGGGCGGGCCGTTGGGCCATCCGCTGCATCCCGTCCTGGTGCAGGTACCGGTCGGCTGCTGGCTGTCGGCCGCCGTCGTGGACGTCGCCGTACCGGGGGCGCGGCGGGCGGCGACGACGCTCACGGCCGTCGGACTGGCCGGGGTGGCTCCGGCAGCGGTCGCCGGCTGGGCCGACTGGGCGGAGCTGCCGCCCGGGCAGGCGCGGGTCGGACTGGCGCACGCGCTCGCGAGCGTGACCTCGGTCGCCTGCTACGCGGGATCCCTGACGGCGCGGCTCCGCGGTCGTACGGCGAAGGGCAGGCTCTGGGCGCTGGGCGGGCTGGCCGCGGTCGCCATGGCGGGTGCACTGGGCGGGCATGTGGCGTACCGGACGACCGCTTCGCCTCCGGAAACCCCGACGACGTGA
- a CDS encoding lipid asymmetry maintenance protein MlaB, whose translation MPSPSQRHEGSGPRVGAPAPAAAPEPEPKPALTAQPLCDRPGARLSGSCDLDTRPILCAALGAVTRIPGQVVHLDLSAVVHVDPAAVAALVQATATVTGQGRRLLLHHPPYSLRRLVEMFPDECAALEVAA comes from the coding sequence ATGCCCTCACCATCGCAGCGGCACGAAGGGTCGGGCCCGCGCGTCGGCGCTCCGGCGCCGGCAGCGGCGCCGGAGCCGGAGCCGAAGCCGGCGCTGACCGCGCAGCCCTTGTGCGACCGTCCCGGCGCCCGCCTGAGCGGCAGCTGCGACCTCGACACCCGGCCGATCCTGTGCGCGGCGCTCGGCGCCGTCACCCGGATTCCCGGCCAGGTCGTCCACCTCGACCTCTCCGCCGTGGTCCATGTCGACCCGGCCGCGGTCGCAGCCCTGGTGCAGGCCACCGCCACCGTCACCGGCCAGGGGCGCCGGCTGCTGCTCCACCACCCGCCGTACTCGCTCCGCAGGCTGGTGGAGATGTTTCCGGACGAATGTGCCGCGCTGGAGGTCGCAGCATGA
- the ppk2 gene encoding polyphosphate kinase 2: MSEEEDLLAGLSVDSRRPEQPVLLDGQGSPIRTWRDNYPYPRKVPRRQYERTKRILQIELLKLQRWIKATGGRLIVICEGRDAAGKGGTIQRFTERLNPRGARVVALDKPTAQEAGQWYFQRYVPHLPGPGEIVFFDRSWYNRAGVEKVMGFCTTEQYELFLTQCPQFERMLVQDGILLVKFWFSVSRAEQRTRFAIRQVDPVRQWKLSPTDIASLDLWDAYTEAKVAMFRATDTVEAPWTVVRTNDKRRGRLEAIRHLLTRVDYASKDPEAVGRPDPLIIGAADTLLEPGEEATALSPTPLADNPQGPGQHPPAASEPPGNRPDTP, from the coding sequence GTGAGCGAGGAGGAAGACCTGCTCGCAGGTCTGAGCGTGGACAGCAGACGGCCCGAGCAGCCGGTACTGCTGGACGGCCAGGGCAGCCCGATCCGTACCTGGCGGGACAACTATCCCTATCCCCGCAAGGTGCCCCGCAGGCAATACGAGCGCACCAAGCGGATCTTGCAGATCGAATTGCTGAAACTGCAACGATGGATCAAGGCCACCGGCGGACGTCTGATCGTGATCTGCGAGGGCCGTGACGCCGCGGGCAAGGGCGGCACCATCCAGCGCTTCACCGAACGCCTCAACCCGCGGGGCGCCCGGGTCGTGGCCCTGGACAAGCCGACCGCCCAGGAAGCCGGGCAGTGGTACTTCCAGCGCTATGTCCCGCACCTGCCCGGCCCGGGTGAGATCGTCTTCTTCGACCGGTCCTGGTACAACCGGGCCGGCGTGGAGAAGGTCATGGGGTTCTGCACCACCGAGCAGTACGAACTGTTCCTGACCCAGTGCCCGCAGTTCGAGCGGATGCTGGTCCAGGACGGCATCCTCCTGGTGAAGTTCTGGTTCTCCGTCTCCCGGGCCGAGCAGCGCACCCGGTTCGCGATCAGACAGGTCGACCCGGTGCGCCAGTGGAAGCTCTCCCCCACCGACATCGCCTCGCTCGACCTGTGGGACGCGTACACGGAGGCCAAGGTCGCCATGTTCCGTGCGACGGACACGGTCGAGGCCCCGTGGACCGTGGTGAGGACCAACGACAAGCGGCGCGGCCGGCTGGAGGCCATCCGCCACCTCCTCACCCGCGTCGACTACGCCAGCAAGGACCCCGAGGCGGTCGGCAGGCCCGATCCCCTGATCATCGGAGCGGCCGACACCCTCCTCGAACCCGGCGAGGAAGCCACCGCACTGTCCCCCACTCCGCTCGCCGACAACCCCCAAGGGCCAGGTCAGCACCCGCCGGCAGCATCCGAGCCGCCCGGAAACCGGCCGGACACTCCTTAA
- a CDS encoding VOC family protein has product MVHVLGSRVLLRPTDPERSRAFYGDVLGLAVYREFGTGPERGTVYFLGGGFLEVSGRAEAPPAPGLSLWLQVADVQEAYGELRDRGAEVLRPPLREPWGLIEMWIADPDGVRIAVVEVPADHPLRFRP; this is encoded by the coding sequence ATGGTGCACGTACTGGGCAGCAGGGTTCTGTTGCGCCCCACGGACCCCGAGCGCTCGCGCGCCTTCTACGGCGACGTCCTCGGGCTCGCCGTCTACCGCGAGTTCGGTACCGGTCCCGAGCGCGGCACGGTCTACTTCCTCGGCGGCGGGTTCCTGGAGGTGTCGGGGCGCGCCGAGGCACCGCCGGCGCCCGGGCTGAGCCTGTGGCTCCAGGTCGCGGACGTGCAGGAGGCGTACGGGGAACTGCGCGACCGGGGTGCCGAGGTGCTGAGGCCGCCCCTGCGCGAGCCGTGGGGGCTGATCGAGATGTGGATCGCCGACCCCGACGGCGTCCGCATCGCCGTCGTGGAGGTCCCGGCGGACCACCCGCTGCGCTTCCGCCCCTGA
- a CDS encoding mycothione reductase, whose amino-acid sequence MRTHDIVIVGAGSGNAVVDERFSHLDVAIVDEGPFGGTCLNRGCIPSKMLVHTADTAEGVREAGRFGVDAALHGVRWADVRDRVFGRVDREAAEGEEDRRRSPYVHVYKGQARFTADRTLLVETGDGTVTIRGEQVVLAAGSRPAVPAPVAESGLPFETSDTVMRLDSPPRRLAVLGGGYIAAEIAHVFHAAGSSVTVIEQEDTLLADQDEDVAAAYTEIAADRYEVRTGAALTRVEGTPGRLRLVLDEGTTVAADTLLVAVGRTPNSDRIRAGRAGIALHDDGRVVVDGCQRTTAPGVFALGDVCSPYPLKHVANREAEVVAHNLLHADDPVRAGHEAVPAAVFTRPQIARVGRTERECREEGLDYAVAVRRFADTGYGWALEDTTGFCKVLADRGTGLLLGAHILGPQAATLIQPLVVAMSMGIGAAALARTPYWIHPAPTEAVSNALLDLDLGSSGR is encoded by the coding sequence ATGCGCACTCATGACATCGTCATCGTCGGGGCGGGCTCCGGCAACGCCGTCGTCGACGAGCGGTTCTCCCACCTGGACGTCGCCATCGTCGACGAAGGGCCCTTCGGCGGCACCTGTCTGAACCGGGGGTGCATCCCGAGCAAGATGCTGGTGCACACGGCGGACACCGCCGAAGGTGTCCGCGAAGCCGGCCGCTTCGGTGTGGATGCGGCGCTGCACGGCGTGCGCTGGGCCGACGTCCGGGACCGGGTCTTCGGGCGGGTGGACCGGGAGGCCGCCGAGGGCGAGGAGGACCGGCGCCGATCCCCGTACGTCCACGTCTACAAGGGACAGGCCCGCTTCACCGCGGACCGGACCCTCCTGGTCGAGACCGGGGACGGCACCGTGACGATCCGCGGCGAACAGGTCGTCCTCGCCGCCGGCAGCCGCCCCGCCGTGCCCGCACCGGTGGCGGAATCCGGACTCCCCTTCGAGACCTCCGACACGGTCATGCGCCTGGACAGCCCGCCCCGGCGCCTGGCGGTCCTGGGCGGCGGCTATATCGCGGCCGAGATCGCACATGTCTTCCACGCCGCCGGCAGCAGCGTCACGGTCATCGAGCAGGAGGACACGCTGCTCGCCGACCAGGACGAGGACGTCGCCGCCGCCTACACGGAGATCGCCGCCGACCGGTACGAGGTGCGCACGGGAGCGGCGCTGACCCGCGTCGAGGGCACGCCCGGGCGGTTGCGCCTGGTACTCGACGAGGGCACCACCGTGGCGGCGGACACCCTGCTGGTCGCCGTGGGCCGCACCCCCAACAGCGACCGCATCCGTGCCGGCCGGGCCGGGATCGCCCTGCACGACGACGGGCGGGTGGTGGTGGACGGCTGCCAGCGGACCACCGCTCCCGGGGTCTTCGCCCTCGGCGACGTGTGCTCGCCCTACCCGCTCAAGCATGTGGCGAACCGGGAGGCGGAGGTGGTGGCGCACAACCTTCTGCACGCCGACGATCCGGTCCGGGCCGGCCACGAGGCGGTCCCCGCGGCGGTGTTCACCCGCCCTCAGATCGCCCGGGTCGGCAGGACCGAGCGGGAGTGCCGGGAGGAGGGGCTCGACTACGCGGTGGCGGTGCGCCGGTTCGCGGACACCGGGTACGGATGGGCGCTGGAGGACACCACCGGCTTCTGCAAGGTGCTCGCGGACCGCGGCACCGGCCTGCTGCTGGGCGCCCACATCCTGGGGCCGCAGGCCGCCACCCTGATCCAGCCGCTGGTGGTGGCCATGAGCATGGGGATCGGGGCCGCCGCCCTGGCACGGACTCCGTACTGGATCCATCCTGCGCCCACCGAAGCGGTCTCGAACGCGCTGCTCGACCTCGACCTCGGCTCCTCGGGCCGCTGA
- a CDS encoding SigB/SigF/SigG family RNA polymerase sigma factor — protein MSHSATAISPVRAVDVQSTPAVPAQAVPGQAVALPEVHNAREMAPADARELSRLFFERLRVLEEGTREYQYARNTLIEMNLSLVQFAVRRFRSRVPAGGLEMDDIVQVGTIGLIKAIDRYDPDREVEFSTLALPFITGEIKRHFRDATWAVHVPRRLQELRTELAKAQEALTDDLGRAPTVKEVAQHLDLTEEQVIDGLVAANGYSSSSLDTTGADHDEPPAVTTRTTRPLADRLGDLDPAIQLFEEFHTLAPLLGQLGERDRLILQMRFGQEKTQAEIGAELGISQMQVSRLLSRTLARLRAGMLPV, from the coding sequence ATGTCGCACTCGGCCACCGCCATCAGCCCCGTTCGTGCCGTGGACGTGCAGAGCACGCCCGCCGTGCCCGCCCAGGCCGTGCCCGGCCAGGCCGTGGCACTGCCGGAGGTGCACAACGCCCGGGAGATGGCGCCCGCCGACGCACGTGAGCTGTCCAGGCTCTTCTTCGAGAGGCTGCGCGTCCTGGAGGAGGGCACGCGCGAGTACCAGTACGCCCGCAACACCCTGATCGAGATGAACCTCTCGCTGGTGCAGTTCGCGGTCCGGCGCTTCCGCTCCCGGGTACCGGCCGGGGGCCTGGAGATGGACGACATCGTCCAGGTGGGAACCATCGGGCTGATCAAGGCCATCGACCGCTACGACCCCGACCGCGAGGTCGAGTTCTCCACCCTCGCGCTGCCGTTCATCACCGGTGAGATCAAACGCCACTTCCGCGACGCCACCTGGGCCGTGCACGTCCCCCGCCGCCTGCAGGAACTGCGTACGGAACTCGCCAAGGCGCAGGAGGCGCTGACGGACGACCTGGGCCGGGCCCCGACGGTCAAGGAGGTCGCCCAGCACCTCGATCTGACGGAGGAGCAGGTCATCGACGGGCTGGTGGCCGCGAACGGCTACAGCAGCAGCTCCCTGGACACCACCGGCGCCGACCATGACGAGCCGCCGGCCGTGACGACCCGGACGACACGGCCACTGGCGGACCGGCTCGGTGACCTCGACCCGGCCATCCAGCTCTTCGAGGAGTTCCACACCCTCGCGCCGCTGCTCGGCCAACTGGGCGAACGGGACCGGCTGATCCTGCAGATGCGCTTCGGCCAGGAGAAGACGCAGGCCGAGATCGGTGCCGAACTCGGCATCTCGCAGATGCAGGTCTCGCGCCTGCTGTCCCGGACCCTGGCCCGGCTGCGGGCCGGCATGCTCCCGGTGTAG
- a CDS encoding phosphocholine-specific phospholipase C, which yields MAELNRRRFLQLAGGAAALTMLNDSIARAAAIPAQGTTGTIADVEHIVVLMQENRSFDHYYGALRGVRGFGDPRPVTLPSGKSVWHQADNAGKETLPFRPPSEDLGMEFLQGLNHDWAGGQSAFNKGKYDNWVPAKTPATMAYLTRDDIPFHYALADAFTICDAYHCSVIGSTDPNRYYLWSGYTGNDGKGGGPVLNNAELGYGWTTYPERLEEAGISWKVYQDIGDGLDAAGSWGWINDAYRGNYGDNSLLYFNNYRNAKPGDVLFEKARTGTNAKAGEGYFDRLRADVAAGTLPQVSWIAAPEAFSEHSNWPSNYGAWYISQVLDALTSNPDVWARTALFITYDENDGFFDHLVPPYAPANANQGLSTTPTALDVFPGKPGYVAGPYGLGPRVPMLVVSPWSTGGYSCSETFDHTSVIRFMEKRFGVQEPNISPWRRAVCGDLTSAFDFARKDTATVELPDTGAWEPQDRERHPDFPATPPAVGTMPRQERGLRPTRALKYAPYVDGTALVSEGKFRLTFSGGPDLGAQFYVTSGNRTDAPWTYTTEAGKSIADAWNTRYSAGVTDLTVHGPNGFLRGFRNPGTTPGPEVTARHNATTGNLDLTLTNAGASTATLTVVNAYGGGPKRLTVAKGATVTHSVPLKNTKRWYDVTVTASGAPDFLRRFAGKVETGAAGLSDPAILTEQGS from the coding sequence ATGGCAGAACTCAACCGCCGCCGCTTCCTGCAGCTCGCCGGCGGCGCCGCCGCCCTGACGATGCTCAACGACAGCATCGCGCGAGCCGCCGCCATCCCCGCGCAGGGGACCACCGGCACCATCGCCGATGTCGAGCACATCGTGGTCCTGATGCAGGAGAACCGTTCCTTCGACCACTACTACGGCGCACTGCGCGGCGTCCGCGGCTTCGGCGACCCCCGGCCGGTGACCCTGCCCAGCGGCAAGTCCGTCTGGCACCAGGCCGACAACGCCGGCAAGGAGACGCTGCCCTTCCGGCCCCCGTCCGAGGACCTCGGCATGGAGTTCCTCCAGGGCCTCAACCACGACTGGGCGGGCGGCCAGAGCGCCTTCAACAAGGGCAAGTACGACAACTGGGTGCCTGCCAAGACGCCCGCGACGATGGCCTACCTGACGCGGGACGACATCCCGTTCCACTACGCCCTCGCGGACGCGTTCACCATCTGCGACGCCTACCACTGCTCAGTCATCGGCTCCACCGACCCCAACCGCTACTACCTCTGGTCGGGTTACACCGGCAACGACGGCAAGGGCGGCGGCCCGGTCCTCAACAACGCCGAACTCGGCTACGGCTGGACCACCTACCCCGAGCGCCTGGAGGAGGCGGGGATCTCCTGGAAGGTCTACCAGGACATCGGCGACGGCCTCGACGCCGCCGGCTCCTGGGGCTGGATCAACGACGCCTACCGCGGCAACTACGGCGACAACTCCCTCCTCTACTTCAACAACTACCGCAACGCCAAGCCCGGTGACGTGCTGTTCGAGAAGGCCCGCACCGGCACGAACGCCAAGGCGGGCGAGGGCTACTTCGACCGGCTGCGCGCCGACGTCGCCGCTGGCACCCTGCCCCAGGTCTCCTGGATCGCGGCCCCCGAGGCCTTCAGCGAGCACTCCAACTGGCCCTCGAACTACGGCGCCTGGTACATCTCGCAGGTGCTGGACGCGCTCACCTCCAACCCCGACGTGTGGGCCCGTACCGCCCTGTTCATCACCTACGACGAGAACGACGGTTTCTTCGACCACCTCGTCCCGCCGTACGCCCCGGCCAACGCCAACCAGGGCCTGTCGACCACGCCCACCGCCCTGGACGTCTTCCCCGGCAAGCCGGGCTACGTCGCCGGCCCGTACGGGCTGGGCCCGCGCGTGCCGATGCTCGTGGTCTCCCCGTGGAGCACCGGCGGCTACTCCTGCTCCGAGACCTTCGACCACACCTCCGTCATCCGCTTCATGGAGAAGCGGTTCGGCGTGCAGGAGCCCAACATCTCGCCCTGGCGCCGGGCCGTCTGCGGTGACCTCACCTCCGCCTTCGACTTCGCCCGCAAGGACACCGCGACCGTCGAGCTGCCCGACACCGGTGCCTGGGAGCCGCAGGACCGCGAGCGCCACCCCGACTTCCCGGCCACCCCGCCGGCCGTGGGCACCATGCCGCGCCAGGAGAGGGGCCTGCGTCCCACCCGTGCGCTGAAGTACGCCCCGTACGTGGACGGCACGGCGCTGGTCTCGGAGGGCAAGTTCCGCCTGACCTTCAGCGGCGGCCCGGACCTGGGCGCGCAGTTCTACGTCACCTCCGGCAACCGCACCGACGCCCCCTGGACCTACACCACCGAGGCCGGCAAGTCGATCGCGGACGCCTGGAACACCCGCTACTCGGCCGGGGTCACCGATCTGACCGTGCACGGCCCCAACGGCTTCCTGCGCGGCTTCCGCAACCCGGGCACCACCCCCGGCCCCGAGGTCACCGCCCGCCACAACGCCACCACCGGCAACCTGGACCTCACCCTCACCAACGCCGGAGCGTCGACCGCCACGCTCACGGTGGTGAACGCCTACGGCGGCGGCCCGAAGCGCCTCACGGTCGCCAAGGGCGCCACCGTAACCCACAGCGTCCCGCTGAAGAACACCAAGCGCTGGTACGACGTGACCGTCACCGCATCCGGGGCCCCGGACTTCCTGCGCCGCTTCGCGGGCAAGGTCGAGACGGGCGCGGCCGGCCTGTCGGACCCGGCGATCCTGACGGAGCAGGGCTCCTGA
- a CDS encoding STAS domain-containing protein, with amino-acid sequence MTGARDAYHDGVVGDSYPAGAGWVVAARGELDQDTLAPLEAALDAAADRSRLVVLDAGAVTFGDSSFLNLLLRLHHLTTLRIAAPGDQLRRVFALTGADTVLSLYPTVEDALEGS; translated from the coding sequence ATGACCGGAGCAAGGGACGCGTACCACGACGGCGTGGTCGGCGACAGCTATCCGGCCGGGGCCGGGTGGGTGGTCGCCGCGCGCGGGGAGCTGGACCAGGACACGCTGGCCCCGCTCGAAGCGGCGCTCGACGCCGCCGCGGACCGGTCCCGGCTGGTGGTGCTGGACGCCGGAGCCGTCACCTTCGGCGACTCGTCGTTCCTGAACCTGCTGCTGCGGCTGCACCACCTCACCACCCTGCGCATCGCCGCCCCCGGGGACCAGCTGCGCCGTGTCTTCGCCCTGACGGGCGCCGATACCGTCCTCTCCCTGTACCCGACGGTCGAAGACGCCCTCGAAGGCTCATGA